The following are encoded in a window of Solirubrobacterales bacterium genomic DNA:
- a CDS encoding M28 family metallopeptidase: protein MSEIHGAEGISDEDLRAGLGVIRFLSESIGPRPPCSEQEERAAEQVDGELRRIGLRPELEGFRSARSFGGAYLAIFGLALGGSLLQGMRSRRRVGTALGLAGVLTAVAEGRFPCRGPLNLLRRRSSRNLHAVIEPKGNAVRTVCLMSHLDSSRSGLMFHPRVTPFLGKLVAATGAATLLSVISGPLRQIPVLRWLDRIGRGFLLTAGLLVLERELRGVDVPGANDNASGVGACLALGHGLARHRPANTRIVLLFTGSEESGPLGIRDFLHRHDTDGWLFVNFDGVGADAPLRVLDREGGPLNSVRADRELLELAAAVGREHPALAAAPLSHGSGLPYDSTPVLAGGGRAVSVVNQDGPIPNYHWPSDRFENISAPAFERAVRFGIELIRMIDEGD from the coding sequence GTGAGTGAGATTCACGGCGCAGAGGGGATTTCAGACGAGGATCTTCGGGCCGGTCTGGGAGTGATCCGATTCCTCAGCGAGTCGATCGGGCCGCGCCCGCCCTGTTCCGAACAGGAGGAGCGCGCCGCCGAGCAGGTCGATGGAGAACTCAGGAGAATCGGTCTTAGGCCGGAGCTTGAAGGGTTCCGGAGCGCCCGGAGCTTCGGTGGGGCCTATCTGGCGATCTTCGGTCTGGCCTTGGGCGGCTCTCTGCTCCAGGGGATGCGGTCACGGAGGCGGGTTGGAACGGCTTTGGGATTGGCTGGGGTCCTGACAGCGGTCGCGGAGGGTCGCTTCCCGTGCCGCGGGCCGCTCAACCTGCTCCGGCGCCGATCGAGCCGGAACCTGCACGCCGTGATCGAGCCGAAAGGGAACGCGGTCAGGACCGTCTGTTTGATGTCGCATCTGGACTCATCGCGCTCCGGGCTGATGTTCCACCCGCGGGTCACTCCGTTCCTTGGGAAGCTGGTGGCGGCAACCGGAGCGGCAACGCTGCTTTCAGTAATTTCAGGGCCGTTGCGTCAGATTCCGGTTCTGCGCTGGCTCGACCGGATCGGGAGGGGGTTCCTCCTTACCGCCGGTCTCCTGGTGCTGGAGCGGGAACTCCGGGGTGTGGATGTGCCCGGGGCGAACGACAACGCTTCCGGGGTCGGCGCCTGCCTCGCCCTGGGCCATGGACTGGCACGGCACCGCCCGGCGAACACCCGGATCGTGCTGCTCTTTACCGGCAGCGAGGAGTCCGGGCCGCTCGGGATCCGGGACTTCCTTCACCGGCATGACACCGACGGATGGCTTTTCGTCAACTTCGATGGAGTCGGGGCGGACGCGCCGCTGCGGGTACTCGACCGGGAGGGAGGACCGCTCAACTCGGTCAGGGCGGATCGGGAACTGTTGGAACTGGCCGCCGCGGTCGGGCGCGAGCATCCGGCGCTGGCCGCGGCACCACTCAGTCACGGATCTGGACTTCCCTACGACTCAACCCCGGTTCTGGCTGGGGGAGGGCGTGCTGTCAGCGTTGTCAACCAGGACGGTCCGATCCCGAACTATCACTGGCCAAGCGACCGTTTCGAGAACATTTCGGCTCCAGCCTTTGAGCGGGCTGTGCGGTTCGGGATCGAACTGATTCGAATGATCGACGAGGGTGATTAG